A region of Colletotrichum higginsianum IMI 349063 chromosome 10, whole genome shotgun sequence DNA encodes the following proteins:
- a CDS encoding Fungal specific transcription factor domain-containing protein yields the protein MPSRFPFWSETSPEDVRRSTQNGSAPFFGRTTSAVFLLIVPVAIVGFHTSDRKSLFTHGTSPKNGREFRALTTISAKNPGPVAAEEGKGVSAVPDEEAKPNYMEGMVQAAIQCIPAERERMALYSVQYIESLEARVTDVQHGATVATPGMSLDQPIDGPSQHLGDPQITNGFSNSRSGSDQLEMTFMAPLDNSNNIIYGLDMLQSDDNLFSVSDVANHDTSANSAAHSDPAMPIHVLGQGSAPSFAEVSIHEGALFFQVYFETIHPRYPFLDVEECSRGYQDWRMGEIFLSSTDAWRSYLVKMIFAVGSLLRQAKLDGFTRQQHHNLMLQAQADQTILTDHSYKPLVRLQAMLLYAIHALHGESTPRLGHIIGVAMRFAVMKGFHRLVQDGTAETAMAIKAWWCIYMLDKVVAITLCIPPYPPEEWITTPAYANGLEPRYIMPWSSDVPGVTTGSTYNFNLSYYAHMCRIRQIHSKILSATQTMAPETRAEFTKETRAAIDQWSQDGQMYGYGRVNTEGYASSLGLTHVAAITRVILYRLDPADIDSPDIDEKLQACCDFVGIFRALQKKRQIPKHWGDMLFSFQVGVTMVYIVYRRAVPIPKNVDRAIRDVASSLAIFADRSEKADVYRDCLDVLANSISRSCTPGTIDEESRREISGMVQQIIESGTAPDVASMLSEMSQVSGDG from the exons ATGCCCTCCCGGTTCCCATTCTGGTCCGAAACAAGCCCCGAAGATGTCCGACGCAGTACTCAAAACGGGTCTGCGCCTTTCTTCGGTCGGACGACatcggccgtcttcctcctcataGTACCAGTAGCAATCGTTGGATTTCACACCTCGGACAGAAAATCCTTGTTCACCCATGGCACGAGTCCGAAAAATGGAAGGGAATTCCGAGCCCTCACCACGATCAGCGCAAAAAACCCCGGGCCtgtcgcggccgaggaaggcAAAGGCGTGTCAGCGGTGCCGGACGAGGAAGCAAAG CCAAACTATATGGAGGGCATGGTCCAAGCCGCTATAC AATGTATTCCCGCCGAGCGCGAGCGTATGGCCCTGTACTCAGTTCAATACATCGAATCACTCGAAGCACGGGTTACGGATGTTCAGCATGGAGCGACGGTGGCAACTCCCGGAATGTCACTTGATCAGCCGATAGATGGTCCCTCTCAACACCTTGGCGATCCCCAGATCACCAACGGGTTTTCCAACTCACGAAGCGGTTCGGATCAGCTGGAAATGACATTCATGGCCCCTCTAGACAACTCGAACAACATCATCTATGGTCTGGACATGCTACAGTCAGACGACAACCTTTTCTCCGTCAGCGATGTGGCAAATCACGACACAAGTGCGAACTCCGCCGCGCACAGCGATCCGGCCATGCCAATACACGTCCTGGGCCAGGGGTCTGCCCCATCGTTTGCAGAGGTTTCCATCCACGAAGGTGCCTTGTTTTTCCAGGTCTATTTCGAAACCATTCATCCGCGCTATCCATTTCTGGACGTAGAAGAATGCAGCCGAGGGTATCAAGACTGGAGAATGGGCGAAATCTTCCTGTCAAGCACTGATGCCTGGAGATCTTACCTCGTTAAAATG atcttcgccgtcggctcCCTCTTGCGTCAGGCAAAGCTCGACGGCTTCACGCGACAGCAGCATCACAACCTGATGCTCCAAGCGCAGGCCGACCAGACCATACTGACGGATCACTCGTACAAGCCTCTAGTTCGCCTCCAGGCAATGCTTCTGTACGCTATTCACGCGCTGCACGGCGAAAGCACTCCCCGACTGGGACACATCATTGGTGTGGCCATGCGTTTCGCAGTGATGAAAGGATTCCACCGTCTTGTGCAAGACGGAACCGCCGAGACTGCAATGGCCATCAAAGCTTGGTGGTGTATCTACAT GCTAGATAAAGTGGTCGCCATCACTCTCTGCATTCCTCCCTACCCTCCCGAGGAATGGATCACGACGCCAGCATATGCAAACGGACTCGAGCCTCGATACATCATGCCTTGGTCGTCAGATGTGCCCGGCGTAACTACAGGCTCAACATATAATTTCAACCTCAGCTATTACGCTCACATGTGTCGCATACGGCAAATTCATTCCAAAATTTTGTCTGCCACGCAAACGATGGCCCCCGAAACTAGGGCAGAGTTCACCAAAGAAACTCGAGCCGCAATTGATCAGTGGTCACAGGATGGTCAGATGTACGGATATGG TCGTGTCAACACCGAAGGATACGCAAGTTCTCTAGGGCTGACCCACGTCGCGGCCATCACGCGGGTGATTCTTTATAGACTGGACCCTGCCGATATCGACTCGCCAGATATCGATGAGAAACTCCAGGCTTGCTGCGACTTCGTCGGCATCTTCCGAGCGCTGCAGAAGAAGCGCCAGATCCCGAAGCACTGGGGCGAT ATGCTATTTAGCTTCCAAGTCGGCGTGACAATGGTCTATATCGTCTATCGCCGGGCTGTCCCGATTCCCAAGAACGTCGACCGGGCCATTCGCGACGTCGCCTCGAGTCTTGCGATATTCGCTGATCGGTCGGAAAAGGCAGACGTCTACCGTGACTGCCTGGACGTGTTGGCCAACAGCATCTCGAGATCCTGCACACCTGGGACGATTGATGAGGAATCTCGGAGGGAGATTTCTGGCATGGTCCAGCAGATCATCGAGAGTGGCACCGCGCCCGACGTTGCTTCGATGCTGTCGGAGATGAGCCAAGTTTCGGGTGACGGCTGA
- a CDS encoding Allantoin permease, whose amino-acid sequence MSHANETKEMAAIEPRAGPDDAPSSDPKLDMMANAKDIGAAAYAEARNLDSDDLQGERQRVKRKMDRILMPMLMTSFVFQFLDKLSLNYAAAYTLIPDLGLEGQQYSTVASAFAYGNIIWYIPASMLLQRLPVAKYTGIMIGVWGGLLMCCAAAKNFGGIFALRFILGMSESNMTPAYMIICSMFFTRQELSLRLILFIAMNGLATAGGSLIAFGLGHVHSTSIASWQLIFLLIGGANLLWSVLFLYIVPDSPMTARWLNEREKLVAVDRVSQNMIGIKDKAFKWKQIQEAFLDPKVYILCICGFCNGVGSGGLGYFGSALLKGYGFSGINATLLQLPTGIIEFVVLPVSGWVASRYINTRCYVAVVTLSIPFAGFLGIRLTSLEHQWRLVGSTWILYVFGIGAASCYSLLAANFAGHTKRSFVNGLWFVVWACGNVAGTNFFKADEAPRYFSGITALLSFTSGTMVMLIVFALYCKWENKRRDRVYGVRNVVDGEADDEGIRAGFMDKTDIENKHFRYAY is encoded by the exons ATGTCTCACGCCAACGAAACAAAGGAGATGGCGGCTATTGAGCCCCGTGCCGGTCCTGATGATGCCCCTTCTTCGGATCCCAAACTTGACATGATGGCCAATGCTAAGGACATTGGTGCCGCCGCGTATGCGGAAGCCCGAAACCTTGACTCCGATGATCTCCAAGGAGAACGACAAAGGGTCAAGAGGAAAATGGACAGGATCCTGATGCCAATG CTCATGACTTCGTTCGTCTTTCAATTCTTGGACAAACTCTCCTTGAACTATGCTGCTGCATACACCCTGATTCCTGACCTTGGGTTGGAAGGTCAGCAGTACTCGACTGTGGCATCCGCTTTCGCCTATGGCAACATCATCTGGTACATTCCAGCTAGTATGCTACTTCAGCGTCTACCAGTTGCAAAGTACACAGGTATCATGATTGGTGTCTGGGGAGGGCTTCTCATGTGCTGCGCGGCAGCAAAGAACTTTGGAGGCATTTTTGCGCTGAGGTTCATCCTGGGCATGTCTGAAAGCAACATGACGCCTGCTTACATGATCATCTGCTCCATGTTCTTCACGCGCCAAGAGCTTTCCTTGCGTCTGATTTTGTTCATTGCTATGAACGGTCTGGCGACTGCAGGAGGGTCTCTGATCGCTTTCGGTCTTGGACACGTGCATAGTACGAGCATTGCTTCATGGCAGCTGATCTTCTTGTTGATTGGTGGTGCGAACCTCTTATGGTCGGTTCTATTC CTCTACATTGTTCCCGATTCTCCTATGACCGCCCGTTGGCTCAACGAAAGAGAGAAGCTTGTTGCCGTCGATCGAGTGTCGCAAAACATGATCGGCATCAAAGATAAGGCCTTCAAGTGGAAGCAGATCCAAGAAGCCTTCTTGGACCCGAAAGTCTACATTCTCTGCATCTGCGGCTTTTGTaacggcgtcggcagcggcggtcTTGGCTACTTCGGCTCGGCACTTCTCAAGGGGTACGGCTTCTCCGGCATCAACGCGACACTCCTACAGCTCCCAACCGGTATCATTGAGTTCGTCGTCCTACCTGTTTCTGGATGGGTGGCCTCTCGGTATATCAATACCAGATGCTATGTTGCCGTCGTCACCCTCTCCATTCCATTCGCAGGATTCTTAGGCATCCGCCTGACGTCCTTGGAGCACCAGTGGAGGCTCGTTGGATCCACCTGGATCCTCTACGTCTTCGGCATCGGAGCAGCCTCGTGCTACAGTCTGCTCGCAGCCAATTTCGCCGGCCACACCAAGCGCTCTTTTGTGAACGGTCTTTGGTTCGTCGTATGGGCGTGTGGCAACGTCGCAGGCACCAACTTCttcaaggccgacgaggctcCGCGGTACTTTAGTGGAATCACAGCCCTTCTTTCATTTACCTCCGGAACCATGGTTATGTTAATCGTCTTTGCTCTCTACTGCAAGTGGGAGAACAAAAGACGCGACCGCGTTTACGGTGTCAGgaatgttgttgatggcgaagccgacgacgagggcatTCGAGCCGGATTCATGGACAAGACCGACATTGAGAATAAGCATTTCCGTTATGCTTACTAG
- a CDS encoding Flavin-nucleotide-binding protein has product MEYPKTPVNKVHRLADKRADYDLKTVHSIVNQCMSLHVTFTPGDTEFPTVIPMIGAMGSFDRPSADIDEPLDCYIHGYISARMANLAREKMAEGLPGLPVCVSATKVDGIVLALSSFAHSCNYRSASLFGYASLVTDSEEKLWALKLITNGLVAGRWEEVRQPPSANELLQTQVLRIRVKSGSAKVRAGPVSEVKEDMENAEMRKAVWSGYIPLVEHLQEPVPSKHNLVEQLPEHISEYMNVFNEKADEYSQEIVKRVLEDPAAFQNV; this is encoded by the coding sequence ATGGAGTACCCAAAGACACCCGTCAACAAGGTCCACCGACTGGCGGACAAACGCGCAGACTACGACCTCAAGACTGTCCACAGCATCGTCAACCAATGCATGTCTTTACATGTTACCTTCACACCGGGCGACACTGAGTTTCCAACCGTCATTCCCATGATTGGCGCCATGGGCAGTTTTGATCGCCCCAgcgccgacatcgacgagCCTCTCGACTGCTACATCCACGGCTATATCTCAGCTCGCATGGCCAACCTCGCCAGAgagaagatggccgaggGTCTACCTGGCCTCCCCGTCTGCGTATCAGCTACCAAGGTGgacggcatcgtcctcgctcTGAGTTCTTTTGCGCACTCCTGCAACTACCGTTCGGCCTCCCTGTTCGGCTACGCGAGTCTGGTCACAGACAGCGAGGAGAAGTTGTGGGCGTTGAAGCTCATCACCAACGGCCTCGTCGCAGGACGATGGGAAGAAGTGCGCCAGCCCCCGTCCGCCAATGAGCTGTTGCAGACGCAAGTTCTGCGCATCCGTGTGAAAAGCGGCAGCGCAAAGGTTCGCGCGGGCCCGGTATCCGAGGTGAAGGAGGACATGGAAAACGCTGAAATGAGAAAGGCTGTTTGGTCGGGGTACATCCCGTTGGTCGAGCACCTACAAGAACCCGTTCCATCAAAGCACAACCTCGTGGAGCAACTTCCTGAACACATCTCGGAGTACATGAATGTTTTCAATGAGAAAGCGGATGAATACAGCCAAGAGATTGTGAAGCGGGTGCTAGAGGATCCTGCTGCGTTTCAAAATGTCTAG
- a CDS encoding Glycosyl hydrolase family 18 has product MKRQEGGGKACELPGGDEGANNPGIGDPITYQPGPPSPTCNSGCGVLCRGHYCVPGPTGYPPDYWDPLDRRTSQQRIGPTQTTTRNPTTRGSPTTRGPMTTAGDDAPAGLPTLTGSIITGGTVGCGSPGNGGCDYLLFCASGYCARVVQVPCLEAMMNIYAGGASGIDITITVKEDGIETCKGKSNCSFWGLRQCNKEQTVARGGSNSMMVHFNLINYERRSTTRNTRFM; this is encoded by the exons ATGAAGCGACAGGAAGGTGGCGGCAAGGCATGTGAGTTGCCTGGGGGCGACGAGGGGGCCAACAATCCAGGCATCGGCGATCCCATTACCTACCAGCCGGGACCTCCATCACCTACCTGCAACTCTGGGTGCGGCGTTCTCTGTCGTGGACACTACTGCGTGCCGGGCCCCACTGGCTATCCGCCGGACTACTGGGATCCGCTGGACCGGCGCACAAGCCAACAACGGATCGGCCCCACACAAACCACAACCAGGAACCCGACCACTCGCGGCAGCCCAACCACCCGTGGGCCCATGACGACTGCCGGAGACGAcgcgccggccggccttcCCACGCTTACTGGATCAATCATCACTGGAGGCACC GTCGGTTGTGGCAGCCCTGGTAACGGCGGTTGCGACTACCTCCTGTTTTGCGCCAGCGGCTACTGTGCCCGTGTTGTCCAGGTGCCCTGCCTCGAGGCAATGATGAACATCTACGCAGGCGGGGCGTCCGGCATTGACATCACAATTACCGTCAAAGAGGACGGTATCGAGACTTGCAAGGGAAAGTCCAATTGCAGTTTCTGGGGTCTCAGACAGTGCAATAAGGAGCAAACCGTCGCTCGGGGGGGCAGCAACAGCATGATGGTCCACTTCAACTTAATCAACTATGAGAGAAGAAGTACAACGCGCAATACCCGATTTATGTAG
- a CDS encoding GMC oxidoreductase, with translation MRFAIFLSGSVLQSRLCYAAKVADEYSHLFGTPSQSETFDYLIVGGGNSGLVAAMRLSVEGNYSVAVVEAGGFYQDDAGNTTEFPAYNSQYMDEPGTIDWKLTTKPQAQLGGRSVAYAQGKTLGGSTARNAMVYQRGTASFYDLWATAVGDTSYDWNNILPFLKKSVSFTPADGELRGGPAGTSDMTAFDPEAGPLNVGYWNYFVPVSAAFAKGMETLGLVETPTGMNSGEVLGYAQFPAAIDSETQLRDSSQTSFLKAAANCAGERLRIYPNTLAKRIVFNAKKAASGVVVSSGGPEYVINVKREVVLAAGAFRTPQLLMASGVGPPGVLEENNVTTVSALSGVGQGIHHRLWNNPEYKALAEEEYRQSVSGPLTAFAVNYILFDRLPKDANISAGLRENLEQYPEDWPHVEYIWNAAGQATNTSGDYLALGTVLLTHASLGSVTINSSDTANPPVVDVRWLSNDTDRELAIEGVKRARALAASTGVIKTEIAPGPDVQSDEQIWEWIKANTVTAHHATGSCKMGRKDDASAVVDAKGCVLGGASSLRIIDASIIPIAFPGQPMATIYING, from the exons ATGCGATTCGCAATTTTCTTATCGGGGTCTGTTCTTCAAAGCCGGCTATGCTACGCCGCGAAGGTGGCGGATGAGTATAGCCACTTATTCGGCACACCAAGCCAGTCAGAGACATTTGACTATTTA atcgtcggcggtggcaaCTCCGGACTAGTGGCAGCCATGCGCCTGTCCGTCGAGGGCAACTACTCGGTTGCCGTCGTGGAAGCTGGTGGCTTCTACCAGGACGACGCAGGCAATACCACGGAGTTCCCGGCCTACAACTCCCAATACATGGACGAGCCAGGCACTATCGACTGGAAGCTCACGACCAAGCCCCAAGCA CAACTAGGCGGCCGGTCTGTCGCTTACGCCCAAGGAAAGACACTTGGTGGCAGCACGGCTCGGAACGCCATGGTCTACCAGCGGGGCACTGCAAGCTTCTACGACCTCTGGGCGACGGCCGTCGGTGATACGAGCTACGATTGGAACAATATTCTTCCCTTCCTCAAAAAGAGCGTTTCCTTCACCCCAGCTGATGGAGAACTCCGCGGCGGGCCAGCCGGCACCTCGGACATGACTGCCTTCGATCCCGAGGCGGGGCCTCTGAATGTGGGTTACTGGAATTATTTCGTGCCCGTGTCCGCTGCCTTTGCGAAGGGCATGGAGACTTTGGGGCTGGTGGAAACTCCAACCGGAATGAACAGCGGGGAGGTCCTCGGCTACGCGCAGTTCCCGGCCGCCATCGATAGCGAAACACAGCTGCGGGATTCCTCTCAGACGTCTTTTctcaaggcggcggcgaatTGCGCTGGGGAGAGATTGAGAATATACCCTAATACGCTGGCGAAACGGATTGTATTCAATGCCAAAAAGGCCGCGTCTGGTGTGGTCGTCAGCTCTGGTGGACCTGAATACGTTATCAACGTCAAGAGGGAGGTTGTGTTGGCTGCCGGGGCCTTTCGCACGCCGCAACTGCTTATGGCATCTGGCGTCGGACCACCCGGCGTTCTCGAGGAGAACAATGTGACTACAGTTAGTGCGTTATCAGGTGTTGGACAAGGTATACAC CACAGGTTGTGGAACAACCCGGAATACAAGGCCTTGGCGGAGGAAGAGTACAGACAATCTGTCTCTGGTCCTTTGACGGCTTTTGCGGTCAATTATATCT TGTTTGATCGGTTGCCCAAAGACGCAAACATTAGTGCGGGCCTACGTGAAAACCTTGAGCAATACCCCGAGGATTGGCCACATGTTGAGTATATCTGGAACGCGGCTGGGCAAGCTACAAACACATCTGGTGACTACCTTGCGCTTGGCACTGTACTTCTCACCCATGCGTCGCTCGGTTCCGTCACTATTAACTCTTCGGACACGGCCAACCCGCCTGTTGTTGATGTCAGATGGCTTTCAAACGACACCGACCGAGAGCTAGCTATTGAGGGCGTGAAGCGTGCCCGTGCTTTGGCGGCTTCCACAGGCGTGATAAAAACCGAAATAGCCCCTGGCCCCGATGTACAGAGCGACGAGCAGATCTGGGAATGGATCAAGGCGAATACTGTGACGGCTCACCACGCCACTGGAAGCTGTAAAATGGGCCGAAAGGATGATGCttcggccgtcgtcgatgccaaGGGCTGTGTATTGGGTGGCGCCTCGTCCTTGCGCATCATTGACGCTAGTATCATCCCAATTGCGTTTCCAGGCCAACCAATGGCGACGATTT ATATAAATGGCTGA
- a CDS encoding Acetamidase, with the protein MRLGSPIGRALAMRDDSLAKISPPLKLENLPNSLPSNVCEIRHLVLEPEEVEITSLDVDEILAAIRSKKYSCVTVTKAFLRAAALAQVLTNCITELLPEMALERAALLDALPEPLGPLHGLPISVKEHHGMFGRMKTCGMVAYIDAETSGVSGVNDVLWAAGAVFYARTTMPQTGMHLETSSNIYGTTLNPRNLSLTPGGSSGGEAALIAFRGSVLGVGGDSGGSIRAPAGFTGIYGFKPSTGRLSRGGARAVPGGDGIVGSHGPMCISRSALSLFMSTYCNAEPWQQDTSLVPLPWREVKLPRKIKIGVMWNDGIVMPHPPVRRALEEVATALRAHGDQFEVVQWIPLNHSRAYEISMGLYFEDGGKAIKKVLEDGGEEPRPLTQWIFDNELVKDRTKEEVWTLKAERNAYRQQYNDHWLATAAPDGHAVDAILSPVSPSAAPPHGTSTYWPYTSQWNLLEYPAVCFPVTTVDPARDVKDYGYVPKNPRDKYLHDQYDPKTYVDAPIGLQIITRKFEDEKCLAILEAIEKAMGRE; encoded by the exons ATGCGTCTCGGATCCCCGATAGGCAGAGCGCTCGCCATGCGCGATGACTCGCTTGCCAAGATCTCACCACCGCTGAAGCTCGAAAATCTGCCGAATTCGCTTCCATCAAACGTCTGCGAAATCCGACATCTAGTGCTTGAACCAGAGGAGGTTGAGATTACATCTCTTGACGTGGACGAGATTTTGGCGGCAATCAGGTCTAAGAAATATTCATGCGTCACTGTCACCAAAGCATTCCTTCGTGCCGCGGCACTAGCTCAAGTTCTG ACAAATTGCATTACTGAGTTGCTTCCTGAAATGGCTTTGGAGCGAGCAGCCCTCCTTGACGCTCTGCCAGAGCCACTTGGCCCGCTTCATGGCTTGCCCATCTCCGTCAAAGAGCACCACGGCATGTTTGGGCGAATGAAAACGTGTGGGATGGTCGCCTACATTGATGCAGAGACT TCAGGAGTAAGCGGTGTCAATGATGTCCTCTGGGCGGCTGGTGCTGTGTTCTATGCACGAACTACAATGCCGCAGACCGGTATGCACCTGGAGACGTCCTCCAACATCTACGGGACGACACTCAATCCTCGCAATCTGTCCCTGACTCCAGGCGGGAGCTCGGGTGGCGAAGCCGCTCTCATAGCGTTCCGAGGAAGCGTTCTG GGCGTTGGAGGAGACAGTGGCGGATCGATTCGAGCTCCAGCCGGATTCACTGGCATATACGGGTTCAAGCCTTCCACGGGTCGGCTCAGTCGCGGTGGCGCAAGAGCTGTTCCTGGTGGCGACGG CATTGTTGGATCTCATGGACCAATGTGTATCTCTCGCTCTGCGCTGTCCCTGTTCATGAGCACATACTGCAATGCCGAGCCGTGGCAGCAAGATACCTCACTCGTTCCGTTGCCCTGGCGAGAAGTCAAACTTCCCAGAAAGATCAAGATTGGAGTCATGTGGAACGACGGAATCGTCATGCCTCATCCTCCCGTTCGTCGAGCACTCGAAGAAGTGGCCACCGCCCTTCGTGCGCATGGAGACCAATTTGAAGTGGTCCAGTGGATCCCTCTTAACCACTCAAGGGCCTACGAGATCAGCATGGGCTTGTACTTTGAAGACGGAGGAAAAGCGATCAAAAAGGTCCTCGAAGATGGCGGTGAAGAGCCTCGTCCTTTGACACAGTGGATCTTCGACAATGAGCTTGTTAAAGACAGAACGAAGGAGGAAGTGTGGACA TTGAAAGCCGAGAGGAACGCATACCGCCAGCAGTACAATGATCACTGGCTGGCAACTGCCGCTCCCGATGGCCATGCCGTCGACGCAATCCTCAGTCCCGTGAGCCCGAGTGCCGCGCCCCCCCACGGCACGAGCACATACTGGCCATACACAAGCCAGTGGAATCTGCTGGAATACCCTGCTGTTTGTTTCCCCGTCACCACCGTTGACCCTGCGAGGGATGTCAAAGACTACGGGTACGTGCCGAAGAATCCTCGCGACAAGTACCTGCATGACCAGTACGACCCAAAGACCTACGTGGACGCTCCGATTGGTCTTCAGATCATCACTCGGAAGTTTGAAGACGAAAAGTGTCTGGCAATCTTGGAAGCAATTGAGAAAGCAATGGGGAGAGAGTAA